The following coding sequences are from one Archocentrus centrarchus isolate MPI-CPG fArcCen1 chromosome 4, fArcCen1, whole genome shotgun sequence window:
- the LOC115779115 gene encoding amidophosphoribosyltransferase-like — protein MEFEEAGIGEECGVFGCVAAGEWPTQLEVAQVLTLGLVALQHRGQESAGIVTSNGASPPTYAAHKGMGLVSTAFSPEALTKLRHGNLGICHTRYSTTGMSELQNCQPFVVDTLHGKIAVAHNGELVNAHALRKKVMRHGVGLSTSSDSELITQLLALTPPMEELDSPDWVARIKNLMTETPTSYSLLVMFKDVIYAVRDPYGNRPLCIGRLVPISKLHGPGAEEEDTEGWVVSSESCSFQSIGAKYYREVLPGEIVQISRHGVKSLSVVPRPEGDLPAFCIFEYVYFARPDSIFEGQMVYTVRQRCGRQLAIESPTDADVVSTVPESATPAALGYAQQSGLPYIEVLCKNRYVGRTFIQPNTRLRQLGVAKKFGALTDNFAGKRVVLIDDSIVRGNTISPIIKLLKEAGAKEVHIRVASPPIMFPCYMGINIPTKEELIANKPEFQDIAGYIGADSVKYLTVEGLVSAVQEGIASHNEKDKMNSNNKSSRKVGHCTACLTGKYPVELEW, from the exons GGGGCAGGAAAGTGCTGGGATTGTCACAAGTAATGGAGCCAGTCCACCCACATACGCAGCACACAAG GGAATGGGATTAGTGAGCACCGCTTTCTCACCCGAGGCTCTTACTAAACTGCGCCATGGTAACCTCGGCATTTGTCACACACGCTATTCAACTACTGGGATGTCAGAGCTGCAGAACTGCCAGCCCTTTGTGGTGGATACACTGCATGGCAAGATTGCTGTAGCACACAACGGAGAGCTGGTTAATGCCCATGCCCTGCGGAAAAAG GTGATGCGCCATGGCGTCGGCCTCTCCACCAGCTCAGACAGCGAGCTCATCACCCAGCTGCTGGCACTGACTCCACCtatggaggagctggactcaCCTGACTGGGTTGCAAG aaTTAAAAACCTCATGACTGAAACACCAACATCATACTCACTGCTGGTCATGTTCAAAGATGTGATTTATGCCGTGCGTGATCCTTATGGAAATAGGCCGCTGTGCATTGGACGGCTTGTTCCCATCTCTAAACTACACGGCCCAG GCGCTGAAGAGGAAGACACTGAGGGCTGGGTTGTGTCATCAGAGTCGTGCAGCTTCCAGTCTATTGGTGCCAA GTATTACAGAGAGGTCTTGCCAGGAGAGATAGTCCAGATATCCAGACATGGAGTCAAGTCTCTGAGTGTTGTGCCCCGCCCTGAGGGAGACCTCCCAGCCTTCTGCATTTTTGAATATGTTTATTTTGCCAGGCCAGACTCTATTTTTGAAG GACAGATGGTCTATACAGTCAGGCAGCGCTGTGGTCGGCAGTTGGCCATCGAGTCTCCGACTGATGCAGACGTAGTCAGCACTGTGCCAGAGTCTGCGACCCCTGCTGCTCTGGGCTACGCTCAGCAG TCTGGTCTTCCATACATCGAGGTTCTGTGTAAGAACCGCTACGTTGGAAGAACGTTTATCCAGCCAAATACCCGCTTGAGGCAGCTCGGAGTGGCCAAGAAGTTTGGAGCACTGACCGACAACTTTGCTGGGAAACGAGTGGTGCTCATTGATGACTCCATCGTCAGGGGCAACACAATTTCGCCCATTATTAAACTGCTGAAGGAAGCTGGTGCCAAAGAG GTCCACATCAGAGTTGCCTCTCCACCAATCATGTTCCCTTGCTACATGGGCATCAACATCCCAACCAAGGAAGAGCTCATTGCCAACAAGCCGGAGTTTCAGGACATTGCTGGTTATATTG GTGCTGACAGTGTGAAATATCTGACTGTGGAGGGCCTCGTATCTGCTGTCCAGGAGGGTATTGCTTCCCATAATGAAAAGGACAAAATGAATTCCAATAACAAGTCCAGCAGGAAAGTGGGCCACTGCACTGCCTGTCTGACTGGGAAATATCCAGTGGAACTGGAGTGGTAA
- the LOC115779113 gene encoding uncharacterized protein LOC115779113 isoform X1, with translation MDDIIKKQLHENSFRFKRSLDRIIDKYSKVQYLDAGIEVALDEISPTTLGSYMKLSKKKLNSLEAKSFTDLREESLKTQDTTGGSQLVSSSDISIQHSVEDNGMTRNDITQLSVSSLDESQRNLSNIEFQPKDQDEELEMSLRSHGSSLAELYPNMIRRIGEAWQRQHVSTAADSVLRQYRRWRHQSNGSNLNNTFVTLRHTNSKPKKMSFKDVPKKSSSSPMKGHFMRAEAAPLQTVTVEQNSQEPHRSPGKEKNFTRKQQHKPVIVMDFSASCESFKPREISLNKTFMVSQLSPPKQTQLEEQASVYMVSHSRPCAKSPNKRVSLSALDMAGSSTFTPQFTAAIQRPDIYGSPVRQSLLKARAVASLGRSPHSFSRSSSEDSVSSREPMRPRSLTNSLSSPTKRPVVPLYPQNAQQIPQMRSPHSGTAAGGHRRFVRHLSFDSDLPSTSVSYSPKQVDEEFMKLYHRFVCQNKSTSFNGPPCRLCARNSEASRGHSSLSLAALALSPHRSVLRKRHRQLDGNSHPQSKRTREAYCTYSPGSKRHREMLRQGISPSELEMPHGGGPSYSSIKHGRFQKFRSQQPAEHEEDVLEDFSDMGGSLQSKMTYGYSPRKW, from the exons ATGGACGACATTATAAAGAAACAATTACACGAAAACAGTTTTAGGTTCAAACGCTCCCTGGATCGAATCATAGACAAG TATTCAAAAGTTCAATATCTGGACGCGGGGATTGAGGTGGCCCTCGACGAAATAAGCCCCACAA CGCTTGGAAGCTACATGAAGCTGTCCAAAAAGAAGCTGAACTCATTGGAAGCAAAG AGCTTCACTGATTTGAGAGAGGAGtcattaaaaa CACAGGACACCACAGGAGGCTCGCAG CTGGTCTCATCATCTGATATCAGCATCCAACATTCTGTGGAGGATAATG GGATGACTAGAAATGACATCACTCAGCTGAGTGTGAGTTCACTGGATGAGAGTCAGAGAAACTTGTCAAACATAGAGTTTCAACCCAAAGACCAAGACGAGGAGCTGGAAATGTCTCTTCGAAGTCATGGCAGTTCCTTGGCGGAGCTCTATCCAAACATGATTAGACGAATAGGGGAGGCCTGGCAACGGCAGCATGTCTCGACAGCAGCCGACTCTGTGCTGAGGCAGTACCGCAGGTGGCGTCATCAGTCAAATGGAAGCAATCTCAACAACACCTTTGTCACCCTGCGACACACCAACAGCAAACCAAAAAAGATGAGTTTCAAAGATGTTCCCAAGAAAAGCTCCAGCAGCCCCATGAAAGGCCATTTCATGAGGGCTGAAGCAGCACCTCTGCAGACTGTGACTGTTGAGCAAAACTCGCAGGAACCGCATCGATCTCCTGGTAAGGAGAAAAACTTCAcgagaaaacagcagcacaagccTGTCATTGTCATGGATTTCTCTGCTTCCTGTGAATCATTTAAACCAAGAGAGATATCACTAAACAAGACTTTCATGGTGTCTCAGCTGTCCCCTCCTAAACAAACCCAGCTGGAAGAACAGGCTTCTGTCTACATGGTCAGTCATTCACGGCCTTGTGCTAAATCCCCCAACAAAAGAGTGTCTCTTTCTGCATTAGACATGGCTGGGAGCTCCACTTTCACACCACAATTCACTGCTGCAATACAGAGACCTGATATCTACGGCTCCCCAGTCAGGCAGTCTCTCTTAAAAGCAAGGGCGGTGGCCAGCCTGGGAAGATCGCCTCACTCATTTTCCAGAAGCTCCAGTGAAGATTCTGTGAGCTCCAGAGAGCCTATGAGGCCGAGGTCACTCACCAACTCACTGTCCTCCCCGACAAAGAGGCCTGTTGTGCCACTTTACCCTCAAAATGCCCAGCAGATCCCACAGATGCGCTCACCTCACTCAGGTACAGCAGCAGGCGGTCATCGCAGGTTCGTACGACACCTGTCCTTTGATTCCGACCTGCCTTCGACCTCTGTCTCATACTCACCGAAACAAGTAGACGAGGAGTTCATGAAACTTTACCACAGGTTTGTGTGCCAAAACAAGTCGACTTCCTTTAATGGCCCTCCGTGTCGTCTCTGTGCCAGAAATTCTGAGGCCAGCAGAGGCCACTCTTCTTTATCTCTGGCTGCTCTTGCACTGTCACCTCACCGCTCAGTCCTGCGGAAACGCCACAGGCAGCTAGACGGGAACAGCCATCCCCAGTCCAAACGCACTAGGGAAGCGTACTGCACATACTCCCCAGGTTCCAAACGCCACAGAGAGATGCTGAGGCAGGGTATCTCTCCATCTGAACTGGAGATGCCTCATGGTGGTGGCCCTTCTTATAGCTCCATTAAGCACGGCAGGTTTCAAAAGTTCAGAAGCCAACAGCCTGCAGAACATGAGGAAGATGTGCTGGAGGATTTTTCTGACATGG GAGGTTCACTACAGAGCAAAATGACCTATGGCTACAGTCCTAG AAAATGGTGA
- the LOC115779113 gene encoding uncharacterized protein LOC115779113 isoform X2 translates to MDDIIKKQLHENSFRFKRSLDRIIDKYSKVQYLDAGIEVALDEISPTTLGSYMKLSKKKLNSLEAKSFTDLREESLKTQDTTGGSQLVSSSDISIQHSVEDNGMTRNDITQLSVSSLDESQRNLSNIEFQPKDQDEELEMSLRSHGSSLAELYPNMIRRIGEAWQRQHVSTAADSVLRQYRRWRHQSNGSNLNNTFVTLRHTNSKPKKMSFKDVPKKSSSSPMKGHFMRAEAAPLQTVTVEQNSQEPHRSPGKEKNFTRKQQHKPVIVMDFSASCESFKPREISLNKTFMVSQLSPPKQTQLEEQASVYMVSHSRPCAKSPNKRVSLSALDMAGSSTFTPQFTAAIQRPDIYGSPVRQSLLKARAVASLGRSPHSFSRSSSEDSVSSREPMRPRSLTNSLSSPTKRPVVPLYPQNAQQIPQMRSPHSGTAAGGHRRFVRHLSFDSDLPSTSVSYSPKQVDEEFMKLYHRFVCQNKSTSFNGPPCRLCARNSEASRGHSSLSLAALALSPHRSVLRKRHRQLDGNSHPQSKRTREAYCTYSPGSKRHREMLRQGISPSELEMPHGGGPSYSSIKHGRFQKFRSQQPAEHEEDVLEDFSDMGNYEEFRKEDS, encoded by the exons ATGGACGACATTATAAAGAAACAATTACACGAAAACAGTTTTAGGTTCAAACGCTCCCTGGATCGAATCATAGACAAG TATTCAAAAGTTCAATATCTGGACGCGGGGATTGAGGTGGCCCTCGACGAAATAAGCCCCACAA CGCTTGGAAGCTACATGAAGCTGTCCAAAAAGAAGCTGAACTCATTGGAAGCAAAG AGCTTCACTGATTTGAGAGAGGAGtcattaaaaa CACAGGACACCACAGGAGGCTCGCAG CTGGTCTCATCATCTGATATCAGCATCCAACATTCTGTGGAGGATAATG GGATGACTAGAAATGACATCACTCAGCTGAGTGTGAGTTCACTGGATGAGAGTCAGAGAAACTTGTCAAACATAGAGTTTCAACCCAAAGACCAAGACGAGGAGCTGGAAATGTCTCTTCGAAGTCATGGCAGTTCCTTGGCGGAGCTCTATCCAAACATGATTAGACGAATAGGGGAGGCCTGGCAACGGCAGCATGTCTCGACAGCAGCCGACTCTGTGCTGAGGCAGTACCGCAGGTGGCGTCATCAGTCAAATGGAAGCAATCTCAACAACACCTTTGTCACCCTGCGACACACCAACAGCAAACCAAAAAAGATGAGTTTCAAAGATGTTCCCAAGAAAAGCTCCAGCAGCCCCATGAAAGGCCATTTCATGAGGGCTGAAGCAGCACCTCTGCAGACTGTGACTGTTGAGCAAAACTCGCAGGAACCGCATCGATCTCCTGGTAAGGAGAAAAACTTCAcgagaaaacagcagcacaagccTGTCATTGTCATGGATTTCTCTGCTTCCTGTGAATCATTTAAACCAAGAGAGATATCACTAAACAAGACTTTCATGGTGTCTCAGCTGTCCCCTCCTAAACAAACCCAGCTGGAAGAACAGGCTTCTGTCTACATGGTCAGTCATTCACGGCCTTGTGCTAAATCCCCCAACAAAAGAGTGTCTCTTTCTGCATTAGACATGGCTGGGAGCTCCACTTTCACACCACAATTCACTGCTGCAATACAGAGACCTGATATCTACGGCTCCCCAGTCAGGCAGTCTCTCTTAAAAGCAAGGGCGGTGGCCAGCCTGGGAAGATCGCCTCACTCATTTTCCAGAAGCTCCAGTGAAGATTCTGTGAGCTCCAGAGAGCCTATGAGGCCGAGGTCACTCACCAACTCACTGTCCTCCCCGACAAAGAGGCCTGTTGTGCCACTTTACCCTCAAAATGCCCAGCAGATCCCACAGATGCGCTCACCTCACTCAGGTACAGCAGCAGGCGGTCATCGCAGGTTCGTACGACACCTGTCCTTTGATTCCGACCTGCCTTCGACCTCTGTCTCATACTCACCGAAACAAGTAGACGAGGAGTTCATGAAACTTTACCACAGGTTTGTGTGCCAAAACAAGTCGACTTCCTTTAATGGCCCTCCGTGTCGTCTCTGTGCCAGAAATTCTGAGGCCAGCAGAGGCCACTCTTCTTTATCTCTGGCTGCTCTTGCACTGTCACCTCACCGCTCAGTCCTGCGGAAACGCCACAGGCAGCTAGACGGGAACAGCCATCCCCAGTCCAAACGCACTAGGGAAGCGTACTGCACATACTCCCCAGGTTCCAAACGCCACAGAGAGATGCTGAGGCAGGGTATCTCTCCATCTGAACTGGAGATGCCTCATGGTGGTGGCCCTTCTTATAGCTCCATTAAGCACGGCAGGTTTCAAAAGTTCAGAAGCCAACAGCCTGCAGAACATGAGGAAGATGTGCTGGAGGATTTTTCTGACATGG GCAATTACGAGGAATTTAGAAAAGAGGACAGTTAA